tattttaatttatatcacttaacactgtttataattacatgattttaatttttcgcttatcaaaatatttttaaaaaatttataaattatttttaagatcagctataccagaagacttactttgaagtcgtccagacgacttccaacatctcagacgattcagacgacttactggggctatattcgtaaaaatggcttctgtttttttgttttgtcacaagaggctgagctgtaattttacaatgcttttaggttagttttgcatttgattcaagtttgggtataggtttagggttaaaatcaagttgtgggttagttttggcaaattcGTCCATACATTTATGTATCTCGtaacattatttttaaataaaattctaataGTAATTATTTCTTAACATCTTATTCTCATCAGCTTATCATTTTGGCTAATTATATACTATTACACATACTAATCATTTGAAACCATTAATTTGAGGGTTAACAATAGATTTTCTTGGTGATTTGAACATTTTAGAGGAGAGAAAGTGTCAtgttatataaatgatttttgacCTGCTTATCTTAAAAGTCAAAAAATGCAATGGTTCAATCAAAAtgataatcaaatattttatccaCAAATATCATCCTTGAAAATGGTAAAAGTATTATCCAAACACAAACGAGCTTCATTCCCCATTGCTTTATCTCTCAACTTCTTCAATCTCTCACCCATCTCTTCATCCTCCATTACTTTCCTCAACCCATCCTCAACCTCCTTCTCTCCAAAACCGCTTATTCTCACCCCGATCTTCCACACATCCACAATGTATCTAGAGTTCACAAACTGGTCACCGGCTACGGGATAACACACTAGCCTCCGACAACTTGCCACCGCCTATTGCACAAACAACTCATGACTCAAAACTATACACATTGTATATGGATGTATACTTCATACGTTTAGAAATATTTTGTACATATAATTAGGTAATGAATAATTAGGTTTAAGGTACCTCCATGGTTGAGTTCCAGCCACAATGAGTCAGGTAACAACCAACTGAGTCGTTCTTAAGAACTTCAATCTGCGGGGCCCATGGCACGATCCTTCCTTGGTTCTTGACTCTATGGACGAACCCTGGTGGAAGTCCCTCCTGCCAAACCCGGTTTAATGCCCAAATGAAAGGTCTTCCTGACGCTTCCAACGCTAATGCCAACGTTCTAATCTTTGATTCTCCTATTGGAGAAACCCAGCTTCCAAATGAGATGTAAATAACTGAGTTTGGTTTCTGTTCTTGTAGCCAACCAAGACAAGATCTGTCTTCTTCCCAGAAACTAGGGTTCTTGGTCAAAGTTTTATCACTTGTTGCTGCTTGGTTATGTGATGGACCAACGTAAAGAATTTTAGGGTTTGGATTGTTATTGTCTTTAATAATGAATTCACGTTCATATTCGTCTTTGAAGGAGTTTACCAAGATCCACCGGAGACTTTTTACTCGTTCTAGAGTTCTCTGCCAGAACTTGAATCGTCTTTTTTGAGCCGTCGGAGTACCGATAAGCCACAATAGATCTCCGGCGTATAGGAGCGGTTGCTCCGGTAGGAGTAATGGTCTTTCTGGTTGTCGAGGACAGCCTACACCAAAAGTTACAACTGTAACTTACTATGCAATCATTTAGTAAGCAGATTAAACAAATTGTATTTCGTGTCTAGCGTGTTCAATATACACTAATAATCGACATAACCCGTTTTGTATACATATTAAGTTACATGTGTTCctacattattatttatttgctaTTCTCTAACGTCGATGAAAATAGATCAACAAAGCTTCGTGAAACCACCTAGATATTAACACGTACGTATAAAATCGATTGATCACACCACTTAATTATTGTTATCTGTAACTGTATAATCTCTCTACGTCTTTTAGACCCTGTCTGTTATACCATCTTAAACTCAAATTTAACTtggaaatatatttttgaaattcacGAAAATGCTCTATCGGAAAAAACTACGATACTGATCATATGAGAATTAGGTTCAATCAACATgcatgacaatttttttttttttgataaaagattttcTATTAAAATGCATAAGAGAGCAAATTGTACAAGCAAAGCTTAGTGGGCTAAGTAGCCATTACGTATAAAGAAACCCAATCGAAAAAGTGAGGCCCAGAAGGAAGGGGTAGGAAGGGGAAGCCCAAATCAAAAAGAGGGAGTCATCAGTCATCGGAGTTAACGGAGAGTCACTGATATCTGCGAGATGTCGGGGTAGGATCAGAGAACATGCATGACAATTCCATGAGATAAACGTTAAATGTTTGGTCCACTTGGTAGGAATATATATTCAAAGCAAACCATTAGATATATTCTCATTACATCAGCAATTAATACAttacttataagaaaataaaaaactctaaaaatgcTTTACGTAGTTGATTTGTACACGGACATACTAATTCTCATCGGCTTTCTTTGggtatattactatttttttttctttgggtaTATTATTGTTTATGTATAAGTTATAGTACATGAGGTAGTACGTACATTCTTCATTCGGACGTACCTATGTATTGTCAAGGTTTTAAATTGATTATCTTTATTGATGTATTtcacatatttatacataaatttgtTAATAATATACTAGACAATCTATACAAGATAACTACAACTATATAATCTCTATCTTAAATACATAGTTAGAgattttttagaataaaaaaaaacatagttatAGATAATCCCAATCTATATCAATATGTACAACATGCGCTATTACTTAACACATTTATGTTCaagttatgtttatatatattcttcacTGGAAAGTACCTACTTGTTATGCATATCATGACTCCTTAATCCTTATAATATATGCAAATGCTCACATTATATTCGATAACGCTGCGTCTTAAGCGCTAGATGTCATGTGAATATCATTTGTGATTCAATAATAAAACCATGTTGTAGTTAAGACTTTcactttatttgtttttggttttattttctttatcgcTTCCAATGATTGCGTTTTAGGtagttacaaatattttgttaacatATGTATCAAAAAACAGTTGGTTTTCAAATGTATGAAATTATTGATGCCATATtccatatttattattttcatttttgacgGATGTGGAAATATACAAACTAAAGTAGATCGGAGCATGTAACACCATGTTTTGTACTAATCCCGCGGTTGTGTCAGGGTTGAAATTGGATAGGACTCGCGTGATTGtatattatgaatttattttgtCAACCAAAAATAAACTAGTATGCATATTTATAAGTGATTCACTCTATTATATCTGGCATATATTTCTCAATTACGATATATGAGAATTAACcgttgtatatatattaaaataaatcagATTACCTTTTCGGGAAACTATGCCTGTCCTTACTAGCTCTGGTATGGATTCGATCATACGGTAAGCAGCGAGCATCACCGGCCAGAATCCGGCAGCAGGAACACCACACCGATCAGCCACTCTTATAGCCCACGAAGCCAACAAATCAACCACAACACAAGCCACGCCCGCGTCTTCGTCTAGTAGGAATCGTTCAAGCTGAGACGGCATGATGTTCTCCATCGACCTCTCTATGGAGAAGAAGTCCGAGGGAAGTGCGTCCGGACGTTCTTGACCGTCTGATAAGGCCAAGAACGTGATCCCAAGATCCTCGTTAGTCGTCGAGATCCTACGGTGGATAGACTCGGGAGTCATAACGACAGGGGAGAACCCACGGCTGAGGAAGGCCGACGCGAGGTGGAGGATCGGAGTGACATGGCCTTGCGCCGGGTAAGGGATGAATATTATCTTTGGCTTTTGTGGTACTTTCATATCTTGTTCTTTTCTTCGGTTTTGATATAATTCTTcatatattttaccaaaaaataattcttcatatatttttgaatcttgGCAATTGATCTTGGTATgtaaattagggtttatataaCAAGGAAGATAAAAGGCTGTACAcaagattattaatttaattttattgcaCACCATGCATGTGCTATATTGACTCAACCAATCTGTACATTGCATGTAAAGAAAATATGACCACTTCCCTTAAAATGAAGGTGTGCTCGAGTAATTTtatagtatatataataatatatgtaaatattcaGAAAGCAAGACTCGACCACACTACTTTTCTAAGGAAACGTTTCTATTCTGGTTGTTGAGCCGTTACTTGTGCAGTGATCATTTTAGCTAATAACTTAATATCTTTACGATTTATATCTTTATCGACATGTGTTTCCGGTATGGACCACCACCACCGTTTTGGTCATAAATATCCTTTTCTAAtgtatactaggataagactgcaggataaatttatataaaacttatttttaaaatattatacaaaaaataaatttatattcttgattgaattaatattttggtttttaaacaattttttttatttttttgttgattatataatttgtttactaatgagctgatctcatttaaaaaaaaattaggtcaaaaaatcacttaCCGTATAAGAACTTAATGTTTAGGTAAAAAAATCTCGTGTCTATTtgattacaatgaaactatgtcagatcggtattatatcatgatttagtaatttaaaaaataattatggttatgagaagtttacgttcacgtgccaatcctatctatcttcaatatttttctctttttcattttggttattgtttgatataaatattgattttgaagtttattctcatttcgtttgtttgttttgacctgagatttagaaaatgcttatgatttaaaataattaaagagatacatatttaggttaagatctgcaccttttgcagaataaatattttatatttattatttattttataaatttatgcatattatgaaataataaaataataagtatatatattaaataactaagaaatcagttactattatgtaataaattagcgtgtgcatataaatcaaactatTACTCTTGTTTATTCacaatcattttagggtaaataaatcaaaacaatcaatcttatctagtgtatatgatatataattaaatttaaatgatattaacatatatatatatatatatagtacgtacacttttaatatggatatttattaaacgaagtttctactcatatgattttatgattattcgCATATTTATGTAACAAAAGTTTACACCAACGAAACTTTTTTAATGTGAgataatttcaataatttataatcaattaaaaaacaatgaagatttcaaaattaaaatttaacttttcaatatatgttcaatgcaaatatcaaaatataagtatacattttcatacgatgtatagtttattttaaacaatatgaaaaatatatatatatatatatatatatatatgtatatatatgtatatatattaacataaaaacctactaaaatcaaattatttcttCATATGGTCTTATAATCAATGTAtcttaatatagaaaaaaaataaactttgatcataaaagtttatgtgagacttataacagttttagtaatttatactcgttttgaaaaattcaaaatacaacatatacaaaaaaaaaatctagatttttattatatgattaatgtaattatgtaatttattttaataataaataaataaacataaatgataaaaagtatacaaattgttatcaaatttttattgtttaaaatcattaatttctatatatatattttattcacattaggtaattccgtaggttttatttaaggaaaacctgcgaaataataaagatttgatatatGCGACCAACTATAGCCTGCGAAATATTATTTTGCTAGAGTGTATAATTTTTAgactatagtttatataaggtgctctagaattctttgaaatactATTTAGAAGGCATATACAAATACAAGTGCCGCAtatgatgaaatttttttaaatttttacaaaattcagtttataactttttaaaagatcTTCAATTAGTATATACTAGACCCtgatccgcgcgccagcgcAGATTTGAATTTTcgatttttggttatttatttaactaaataatgtatttgtaatatttgatgtattatatattcaccaagtaaataattcttttggcatcttaaaccatctattgacgatgaatattcgatatcatataaaaaattgaacaaatagacgtaattagaaaattgtagacgatatataaaaacaatggttattaatgtaaaatatgaagaaatattatattatgacttagtatggcataaaagattataaattagttatacatgtttaaagaaaataaaatgatttttaaatttctatgaaaaatttaacatataaaaaagggcgatgaattagtcatcaaattgtaaataatttcataattttattaataataaattatttatagtctttgtttttcgtcaagataattattaaatgtccataacattaatatgttaaaagaccatattatgaaagcccatgttgtaaccgtttttttcgggaagtgtaaaaaaaaaaattacatttaactcttcgttttgtttaagtttgtgccggtaaaatattaaaaaaaacctctctatctttttcaatgttcaatttgaagcttatatgcggaaatcatacgcaaatataggcaattggttggaatctctatatctttatattcttataaattttaaatttattgtttcctcttctgcaagcaaatcaattaccgaagtaatagatcaattggttggaatcaaatctattcttataattagtgtaattatggttacagtttctatatttaataggtacatgAAATATATGACAGtgaagatattttgttttgattaataaaagatattggattttgagtttgtatttattgatttgttttttataaagcttagaaaatcaatgggatgtttggttggttgatacatcctataaagaaaacgaaaactataggtggtttgaatattgtacatcgatcgatgcatgatgtaagttgactatataaaacttgaacatgatcatttcaaactaaagtatatgtagtttatatgcatttgttatattgtagttaatatattttaaatattacataactcaagtgattcacgttttcgtaaaaataaaattcaagttcattattgggccgtactcatacgtaataagctacgttaaatatgatgtatttttaggttcatttaatgacattaaatttaaatttgattaagaaaaactcattaatttaactggaaaatacaagcattaaaatatgtaggtttatttaatgacattaagtttaaatttgattaaaaaaaactcattaatttaactggaaaagacaatcattaaaatatgtagtttaatttaattctcagtggcatggaagtgtaaataagttaaaaaatttaggggtattttttaatgggtacttctcttttaataattaaatagagATGAGATATGCTCATAAGATAAATTTTTGGGATCACCatccaatagtgtttgagtatttgagtatttgatatcttttaaaaaagaaaataaaattgaatatccaaattagattatatttttaaaataaaataataaaaatacgtaaaaatagttacaaaaaataaataaattaatattgttaaatcttcAGCAAAATAGTAAACCTTatatcctaaatcctaaaccctaaaccctaaacgttaaaccttaaactttggataaactctaaaccgttggaaaatcttaaaccctaaatcatacattaaaactaaattttaataacactaaaccttaaatcctaatcactaaaccctaaactcttgggtaaactctgaacccttggataaatcataaactctagggtttaattttaaatatttttgatttagagtttatgatttatccaaggatttatcccagggtttaaggtttagtgattagggtttagggtttactgttattaatatttagtttttaatgtatgatttagggtttaaaattttccaatggtttacagtttatccaagatttaaggtttataatttagggtttggagtttaggatttagagtatAAGATTTAGTATTTTTCTAAGGggttaacaatatttatttatttatttttgtaactatttttatgtatttttattattttattttgaaaatataatcttatttgaaaattcaattttgtttcttttttttttaagatatcaaatatcaaatactcaaatactattggttggtgaatctagaggttcacctagggggtgaacctaagAATTTCTGGCTCATAatgcacacacacatatatttcgaagagttattcttgggttcaccccctagggtgaacctttaggttcaccccctagggtgaacctttaggttcaccaaccaatagaaaattgtcattttaaatctagtatcttttaattaaggaaaccaaataacttgcaaattatattattttttcaaaataaaatttaaaaataaataaaaataatatataaaaaacgaattcaaaaaaaaaatgttgtcaacaaaacagtaaaccctaaactctaatactaaactctaaactcaaatcctaaaccctaaatccttgggtaaatcctaaaccctaaatccttgggtaaaccctaaatccttgggtaaacccctaaacccttggaaaaacactaaacatgttgtcaacaaaacactaaaccctaaactctaatcctaaaccctaaacccttgggaaaaccttaaacccttgggtaaaccctaaacccttgggtaaaccctaaacccttaggtaaaccctaaacccttggaaaaacactaaacatttggataaattctaaattataaatcttaaacactaaactctaaatcttaaaaataaatatatttttttaaataatatttttttagaactattgttatttttatttatttaattttttattttttattttaaaagcataatataatttggcaagttattttgtttctttaattaaaagatactagatctaaaatgacaactttctattggttggtgaacctagaggtttaCCCTATggagtgaacccaagaaaaaatctatttcgaatctgtttgtaaaaataaatgtgAACTGGTACGTGATTTGTTGTATACTGTTACGGTGGCtgcattaaaataaaacattgtgtATGAAAATGGAAACCATGCATTAAAtcgaatataaaacattaagtaaGGTTAGTAGTCGCATGAAGTTAGACAAAAAtcattgataaaacattaaaaaggaAAGTCGAGGGCATGTTGATACCAGAAACCCAAAAAGATCTCAAACTGCATATCGAATCTTCCTAATCAATAACTAAACTATTTGATCCATATAATTTGAGATGAACTGTCGGTCCAAGGGAGAAGCTGTAGGCACCATCGGTCTTAATTTGAGGGCTGATCTGGCATGCATACGATTGTTCGCGGCAACTTCGTTAAGGTTTGTTCCTAATTACTAATTTCTTATTTagtttcactacaagaaaacagggggattctgatggccgaaatcgtcggaaattcgtcggaatcggtctattccgacgaatttccgacgaacccgtccgtcggtatcgtttcgtcggaaaaaaaaaattagtcggaatttcgtcagaaattccgacgactttctgacgaataccgagaaacatcattctgacgaacttccgacgatattacgatgcggctacacgagaccagagttcatcggaaaactacaattccgacgaacgtggttcctcggtttattccgacggacaacggtcgtcggaatttaccgacggacaacggtcgtcggaatataccgacgaaccacgttcgtcggtatattccgacggaaatgagtttgtcggtaaattccgacggatatatgtccgtcggtatattccgacgaccgttgtccgtcggtatatacccttttttttttacaaattaattttgcatttttatatattttttgatattaataaatttaaaaaattggaaatttaaaactaataatattataaaatttaaattcataaaaaccgaaataggaaaaaaacattcataaagtttaaaattcatacaaaccgaaatagaaaaaaaaaacattccgaaagttttataaagccgaaataaactaagatgaactcgaagacatcaaacgatctagcttctgcataatctcggtgttgaacttcttctgggatgccaactcagcaaggatagtggcattctccgaacggatagtggcattctccgaaaggatagtggtgttctgctcctccaatgccccaatccgttcatctttgtcatgtagctcctcgagaatcatgggatcggcatacggagcttgcgaagaagatgccggatacgaagaagcacgacgggccaacccaactaaacggcctcctttccttttaggaaccgcctacaaaaatatttaaagtaagtaaatatggacaagtaagtaatcgacattataaaaaaaatatattaataaaaaaaattaccttttcaaccatctcatttatttgcaatagagacaggttggttgaagctcccgtggagtcgccgtcatcagagagaggctgagattgagaaactatctcagcttccaccaaatcaactacacctctgatcacggggtcctgaatttgacccgtcgtcttgttagtgtgagccaccttaatgagttggagacgatcaacgggattaccgtcatttgcttcgatctaaaaaaaccgccattattagccaaaaaatatataaaatatttatttaaaaaatataaagataaataataataaaaaacttacaagttcatcctccttagtagacatggagcaagcgccgaggttgtgcacatacatacctttcccgccacgatcgctcttccggttcctggagttcctagaagacgtctctgcagtgtcttccctctcccaatgagctatcaactgctcccacacccccccgttgatgaaccgtggcttcttgttcttctgccaaactgtcttccacgcgtttatctgctttgtgtaagagtccatggccttttcgttgaatttcttacggactgtttccgtaagatcggagtgccagttgaactcttgctacaaaacaaacacaatttaataagtaaatatatgtaaaaaaatgtaaaaacttaaaaaaaatgaagggttactataccgcaaactgacgaaaccacaactctcgttcgtcggaagggatcacactccactttggatatccaaaacggagcatggagtacatcatctggttgatgctccggctaatgccatttttcgacttggtgaacctttaaaaaaaaatacaagttagcaagttaattaaagcaaaaaatataacggtacaaataaaaaaaaatactaaccaagtgctatggcctcgtcgtgggttgagttggagaaacgggagatgctctcgacctggttgttgaaccaatagatgaaccggcatgacccccggatcctgttgagcagcagcgtgaggggcagcgtgaggggcagagggagctggagcgggaatatatgcgggaaccgagtcatgagacgataccgatgcacgggaaccgctcaccgaactacgtcgaagacgggctgcggggcgggcttcatcctcggccctaaaaaaaaaaaattaacccatcaaacatattttcatttatatatttacaaaaggttttataaacgttttaaaaaaaactattaaaccttttatatatatatatatatatatatgtatacaaaattataaaaaatttataaatatagaaaaatgttgttaaaaatttataaatgaagaaaaatgttgttaaatatttatattttaaaaaaaaaatgttgttaaatatttattagtggaaacttaaaaaaaaatataaaaaattttaaaattttaaaatttttactatacatgatttacatatatatatatgtatacaaaattataaaaaatttataaatatagaaaaatgttgttaaaatttataaatgaagaaaaatggtgttaaatatttatatttttttcaaaaaatcgtttttaaaaatcaaaaaacgtttttaaaaatcaaaaaacgtttttaaaaatcaaaaaacgtttttaaaaatcaaaaaacgtttttaaaaataaaaaaaaaacgttttaaaaaatcaaaaaacgtttttaaaaatcaaaaaatgttccaaaaaaaactaaaacaacaatcctaacttatatatcctaaactatccattcaatcctaaaatgttcaatcaaacaacctaaaatccgagatcaacttccaaaaccctaaacaattgaaaaaaaaaaggtttgggatgattcttacatgatttggggtttggggaagagataggagggtgaggagaggattcgccggtgaagagaggccggaatcgccggagagtcgccgaaatcgccggagagtcggagagttttgagagagagagaggccgcggagataacgaagaagaaaggagaagggtttttatttccgtggattccgacggacacgggttcgtcggtattccgtcggtatatttaaaatataccaaatgccgattcgcgaaaattttcaagcggtttggttctcccgggctaattgaaattccgacggaacgtgtccgtcagtattttccgacggacacattccgtcggtatattccgacggaattccgacgacttagtgtttagggtgttcttttcaagtttctaaatgcaaaatccaaacctttgataatatatatagtatttgcataaagatttaacaataaaaatgttttataacacgattttacacaacaatattttttgtagtgtaagcttatataaatatgattgtataagtacataatgttaagatgagatgttatgaaaacaatgatatgcatacataaatattttaatgagttgttatatttgaacggttgcgatctaatactatactaaacacttattatgtgttattttcatagttttggcatctaaatttatagatttttatgattgaaactttatagaaaaacatgtcgtcggtatttcgtcggaaaataccgacgacattccgacgaactcgacaagttcgtcggaatgtcgtcggtattttccgacgaaataccgacgacctttccaattttcaatgaaacccgttgtcgtcgctatgtcgtcggtatattgcgagggatttccgacggaccattaaaaaaaaaaaaaaaaaaaaactaatcagaatcttctgaatcttcatcaaactccccaacctcggcttccggctctgaatgtacgacagcatcatgtccaaacacagtcaaattctcaacgagttgaacattttccaaatcttcaactgcctgggcgttgctggtagactctggttgcaatggttcatcatcatcagaa
This region of Brassica napus cultivar Da-Ae chromosome C5, Da-Ae, whole genome shotgun sequence genomic DNA includes:
- the LOC111213773 gene encoding UDP-glycosyltransferase 82A1-like is translated as MQCTDWLSQYSTCMVCNKIKLIILCTAFYLPCYINPNLHTKINCQDSKIYEELFFGKIYEELYQNRRKEQDMKVPQKPKIIFIPYPAQGHVTPILHLASAFLSRGFSPVVMTPESIHRRISTTNEDLGITFLALSDGQERPDALPSDFFSIERSMENIMPSQLERFLLDEDAGVACVVVDLLASWAIRVADRCGVPAAGFWPVMLAAYRMIESIPELVRTGIVSRKGCPRQPERPLLLPEQPLLYAGDLLWLIGTPTAQKRRFKFWQRTLERVKSLRWILVNSFKDEYEREFIIKDNNNPNPKILYVGPSHNQAATSDKTLTKNPSFWEEDRSCLGWLQEQKPNSVIYISFGSWVSPIGESKIRTLALALEASGRPFIWALNRVWQEGLPPGFVHRVKNQGRIVPWAPQIEVLKNDSVGCYLTHCGWNSTMEAVASCRRLVCYPVAGDQFVNSRYIVDVWKIGVRISGFGEKEVEDGLRKVMEDEEMGERLKKLRDKAMGNEARLCLDNTFTIFKDDICG